From Alteromonas sp. RKMC-009, one genomic window encodes:
- a CDS encoding PspC domain-containing protein, protein MKFPQTDKRIYRDTSNGVISGVCAGLAKYLDVDATWVRVAAVAGLILFHVPVLIAYIAATFLLPRWA, encoded by the coding sequence ATGAAATTTCCGCAAACTGATAAACGAATCTACCGCGATACCAGCAACGGCGTGATAAGTGGCGTCTGTGCAGGCCTGGCAAAATACCTTGATGTGGATGCGACCTGGGTAAGAGTCGCCGCTGTTGCCGGATTGATCCTGTTTCATGTGCCGGTATTAATAGCTTATATCGCAGCAACATTTCTGTTACCAAGGTGGGCGTAA